Proteins from a single region of Polyangium spumosum:
- the rpmG gene encoding 50S ribosomal protein L33: MSVQGGGSGGPSGERGTRISISLACTECTARNYKTTKSPGDYVELKKFCKQCKKHTLHRETK; this comes from the coding sequence ATGTCGGTGCAGGGCGGCGGGTCTGGCGGGCCCTCGGGAGAACGAGGGACACGAATCTCGATCTCGCTGGCCTGCACCGAATGTACGGCGAGGAACTACAAGACGACCAAGTCTCCCGGGGATTACGTGGAACTGAAGAAGTTCTGCAAGCAGTGCAAGAAGCACACGCTGCACCGGGAGACGAAGTAG
- the secE gene encoding preprotein translocase subunit SecE — MATRREKDEAQKAQKKGSAPDSAPDSAPDASLAVREGSDLDVAAAEGEGEEEHDEASEGSETQASEGDGAGEDGEVAAARQLGTDRYVMAGFFGAAILGAYVLGKAIHGLWGNLSNRDWFSRAVPTLAAVTDEDKAMYATMIAGVIALVVTLRTYRRPDVREWTDEVASELIKVKWPTKKDVTNSTVVVIAASAVATLYLALLDRLWSFVTGIVYGTGS, encoded by the coding sequence ATGGCGACACGACGAGAGAAAGACGAGGCACAGAAGGCCCAGAAAAAGGGCTCTGCGCCGGACTCTGCCCCGGACTCGGCTCCGGATGCTTCGCTCGCGGTGCGCGAGGGGAGCGATCTCGACGTGGCGGCTGCCGAGGGCGAGGGCGAGGAAGAGCACGACGAGGCCTCGGAAGGCTCGGAGACGCAGGCGTCGGAGGGCGACGGGGCCGGCGAGGACGGGGAGGTCGCGGCGGCGCGGCAGCTCGGGACCGACCGCTACGTGATGGCGGGGTTCTTCGGGGCGGCGATCCTCGGCGCGTACGTGCTCGGCAAGGCCATCCACGGACTCTGGGGCAACCTCTCGAACCGGGACTGGTTCAGCCGGGCGGTGCCGACGCTCGCGGCGGTCACGGACGAGGACAAGGCGATGTACGCGACGATGATCGCGGGCGTCATTGCGCTCGTCGTCACGCTGCGGACCTACCGTCGGCCCGACGTGCGGGAGTGGACGGACGAGGTTGCTTCGGAGCTCATCAAGGTCAAGTGGCCGACCAAGAAGGACGTCACGAACTCAACCGTGGTGGTCATCGCGGCGAGCGCGGTTGCCACCCTTTATCTCGCGCTGCTCGACCGGTTGTGGTCGTTCGTGACGGGCATCGTCTACGGCACTGGGAGCTAG
- the nusG gene encoding transcription termination/antitermination protein NusG → MAKKWYVIHTYSGYEAKVRDALQQRAKQHGLEDKIGEILIPSETVTENRPGGKQRVRQKLSLPGYIFAEMEMSETVWHLVKDTPKVTGFIGNQTPQEVPAPQIESLRRGIVEGAVKPKPKLTFEVGEEVRVLDGAFANFTGTVDDVKMDKQKLKVKVSIFGRPTSVELDFSAVEKR, encoded by the coding sequence ATGGCGAAGAAGTGGTACGTCATTCATACCTACTCGGGCTACGAGGCGAAGGTGCGCGATGCGCTCCAGCAGCGAGCCAAGCAGCACGGTCTCGAGGATAAAATTGGCGAGATCCTGATCCCGAGTGAGACGGTCACGGAGAACCGTCCGGGGGGCAAGCAGCGGGTTCGTCAGAAGCTCAGCTTGCCTGGTTACATCTTCGCTGAGATGGAGATGAGCGAGACGGTGTGGCACCTCGTGAAGGACACGCCGAAGGTGACGGGCTTCATCGGCAACCAGACGCCGCAGGAGGTCCCGGCCCCGCAGATCGAGAGTCTGCGTCGAGGCATCGTGGAGGGCGCGGTCAAGCCGAAGCCCAAGCTCACGTTCGAGGTCGGCGAGGAGGTTCGCGTGCTCGACGGCGCGTTCGCCAACTTCACCGGGACCGTGGACGACGTGAAGATGGATAAGCAGAAGCTGAAGGTCAAGGTGTCGATCTTCGGCCGTCCGACCAGCGTGGAGCTCGATTTTTCGGCGGTGGAGAAGCGCTGA
- the rplK gene encoding 50S ribosomal protein L11, giving the protein MAKKVTGYVKLQLPAGKANPSPPVGPALGQHGVNIMAFCKDFNSRTASQGDMIIPVVITVYSDRSFTFILKTPPASVLLKKAAGLETKKKPGSGSKEPNKVKVGQVSSKQLQELAQMKMQDMNTTNLESAMRSMAGTARSMGITIVD; this is encoded by the coding sequence ATGGCGAAGAAGGTCACCGGGTACGTCAAGCTTCAGCTCCCTGCGGGGAAGGCCAACCCCTCGCCGCCGGTCGGTCCTGCGCTCGGCCAGCACGGCGTGAACATCATGGCGTTCTGCAAGGACTTCAACTCGCGGACCGCCTCGCAGGGCGACATGATCATCCCGGTGGTGATCACGGTCTATTCGGACCGGTCGTTCACGTTCATCTTGAAGACGCCGCCCGCGTCGGTGCTTCTCAAGAAGGCCGCGGGGCTGGAGACCAAGAAGAAGCCTGGTTCGGGTTCGAAGGAGCCGAACAAGGTGAAGGTCGGCCAGGTGTCGAGCAAGCAGCTCCAAGAGCTCGCGCAGATGAAGATGCAGGACATGAACACGACGAACCTCGAGTCGGCGATGCGCAGCATGGCGGGTACGGCCCGCTCGATGGGCATCACGATCGTCGACTGA
- the rplA gene encoding 50S ribosomal protein L1: MPKVAKKRVAAQAMVDRTRKYTLQEACTLVKQAANAKFDETVDLAVRLGVNPRHADQMVRGAVVMPAGTGQSVRVLVFAKGEKAKEAEAAGADVVGEADLVNKIQEGFMDFDRVIATPDMMGLVGKLGRILGPRGLMPNPKVGTVTVDVKTAVSEAKAGKVEYRVEKAGIVHARIGKVSFKEDALAKNAEALIQALIRAKPSTAKGVYLRSITMSSTMGPGVRIDPVHLSDKGEEG, translated from the coding sequence ATGCCGAAAGTCGCCAAGAAACGCGTTGCGGCCCAGGCCATGGTGGACCGTACGCGCAAGTACACGCTTCAGGAAGCGTGTACGCTCGTCAAGCAGGCTGCGAACGCGAAGTTCGACGAGACCGTCGATCTCGCGGTGCGGCTGGGCGTGAATCCGCGCCATGCGGACCAGATGGTCCGTGGTGCCGTGGTCATGCCGGCAGGAACGGGCCAGTCGGTCCGCGTCCTCGTCTTCGCCAAGGGCGAAAAGGCGAAGGAAGCGGAGGCGGCGGGCGCCGATGTTGTCGGTGAGGCCGACCTGGTGAACAAGATCCAGGAAGGTTTCATGGACTTCGACCGCGTGATCGCGACCCCGGACATGATGGGGTTGGTCGGTAAGCTCGGTCGTATCCTCGGTCCGCGAGGCCTCATGCCGAACCCGAAGGTCGGCACCGTCACCGTCGACGTGAAGACGGCGGTGTCCGAAGCGAAGGCCGGCAAGGTGGAGTACCGCGTCGAGAAGGCGGGCATCGTGCACGCTCGGATCGGCAAGGTCTCCTTCAAGGAGGACGCGCTCGCCAAGAACGCGGAGGCCTTGATTCAGGCTCTCATCCGCGCGAAGCCGTCGACGGCGAAGGGGGTGTACCTCCGGAGCATCACGATGTCTTCGACGATGGGGCCGGGCGTCCGGATCGACCCGGTGCACCTCAGCGACAAGGGTGAGGAGGGCTGA
- the rplJ gene encoding 50S ribosomal protein L10, translating into MERTEKEALVGEVKQRFDRMTSAVFLDFTGLNVAVVTKLRDEFRKAGVEYRVVKNTLVRHAIKHHAWSQKLDDTLVGMTGIAWSYEDPSAAAKVVKAFRKDKEHEKLKIKAGLIEGQILDAAGVENQLATMPGKDELRAMLLATLQAPLTQFVQQLNAPLQNFAYLLKAKEDAAGGAG; encoded by the coding sequence ATGGAGCGCACGGAGAAAGAGGCTCTGGTCGGCGAGGTCAAGCAGCGATTCGATCGCATGACCTCGGCGGTCTTCCTCGACTTCACGGGGCTCAACGTCGCGGTGGTCACGAAGCTGCGCGACGAGTTCCGGAAGGCGGGCGTCGAGTATCGAGTCGTGAAAAACACGCTCGTTCGTCATGCGATCAAGCATCACGCGTGGTCGCAGAAGCTCGACGACACGCTGGTCGGGATGACCGGGATCGCCTGGAGTTACGAAGACCCCAGCGCGGCCGCGAAGGTTGTCAAGGCCTTCCGCAAGGACAAAGAGCACGAGAAGCTGAAGATCAAGGCGGGCCTCATCGAGGGCCAGATTCTCGACGCCGCCGGCGTGGAGAATCAGCTCGCGACGATGCCTGGCAAGGACGAGCTCCGGGCGATGCTGCTTGCCACGTTGCAGGCGCCTCTCACGCAGTTCGTGCAGCAGCTCAACGCGCCTCTTCAGAACTTCGCGTACCTGTTGAAGGCCAAGGAGGACGCGGCGGGCGGGGCCGGCTGA
- the rplL gene encoding 50S ribosomal protein L7/L12: MAEITREQVVDYLSNLPVIQIAELIKELENKWGVKAAPAAVAVAAGPAAAAEAPKAEEKTEFDVVLANAGANKIAVIKAVREITGLGLKEAKDLVEGAPKNVKEAVSKADAEEMKKKLTEAGATVELK, from the coding sequence ATGGCTGAGATCACGCGGGAGCAGGTCGTCGATTACCTTTCCAACCTGCCGGTCATCCAGATCGCCGAGCTCATCAAGGAGCTCGAGAACAAGTGGGGCGTGAAGGCTGCTCCGGCTGCGGTGGCGGTTGCTGCTGGCCCGGCGGCTGCGGCCGAGGCGCCCAAGGCTGAGGAGAAGACCGAGTTCGACGTCGTGCTGGCGAACGCCGGCGCGAACAAGATCGCGGTCATCAAGGCGGTCCGCGAGATCACGGGCCTTGGCCTCAAGGAGGCGAAGGACCTGGTCGAGGGCGCGCCCAAGAACGTGAAGGAAGCGGTCTCCAAGGCCGACGCCGAGGAGATGAAGAAGAAGCTCACCGAGGCAGGTGCGACGGTCGAGCTCAAGTAA